The Pedobacter frigiditerrae genomic sequence GGAACAATGCGAAAAACTTCATCAAACTGCAGCATACAGCAAATTTCGTAGCTAACCAAGCATCTGAAATGAAGAATGATGGTAAAATTGAGTATTTAACTACGGAAACGGTAAATAAATGGTGGTTTTTTGTAGGTTTTATGTTGGTTATTTCTTTCTTATGGTATGAACAACGTTTTTTGGCTAATAAATAACCGATTGAAACTAAAATGTTATACTTCTAAGTGGTTTTGCTAAGCTAAAATAGCTACCTTGTTTATCGAACCACTAACCGAGCTTTTAGCAAGCTCTTGTTACCATTAAAACATTAACACTTACGATAAACTAAAACTAAACAGCTTTGAAAAGAAAAGACTTTCTCTACTTATCTGGCATAGGTGCAAGTGCTTTGCTTTTGCCGGATTTCTCGGCCTATGCAAATCCGATCGACCCTTTACAAGCCCTCGATAAAATAGACGTAAAAATCAAAAAAGAACTAGCTGATGTTGCTTTAAATGCAGCAAAAGCTAAAGGAGCAACTTATACAGATGTTCGTATTGGTCGTTATTTAAATCAATTTGTTTCTACTAGAGACAAACGTGTGCAAGGAGTAGCCAATACTGAATCTTTTGGTGTAGGTATTCGTGTTATTGCTAACGGATGTTGGGGCTTTGCTGCTACCAATACAGTAACCAAGGAATCTATTGCTAAAACTGCTGAAGAAGCTGTTGCGGTTGCAAAAGCAAATGCTAAAATTCAGGGTGAGGCTGTTCAATTAGCACCCCAAAAAGGCTTTGGCGAAGTAAGCTGGAAAACGCCTTTGGAGATCAATTCATTTGAAGTTCCCATCAAAGAAAAGGTAGACTTGCTATTAAATGTAAATGATATTGCCATCCAGAATGGAGCTAGTTTTATAAATGCAGCACTATTTGCAGTGAATGAGCAAAAATACTTTGCTTCAACCGATGGCTCATATATAGATCAAGATATTCATCGTATTTATCCAACATTTGGAGTAACGGTTATCGATAGGGCATCAGGTAAATTCAAAACTCAGTCGGCATTAAGTTCGCCAATGGGTATGGGTTATGAGTACATGAATGCCAGACCAGAAGATAAAGTAAGTGGTGTAATTACTCGCTACAAAGGTAGGTACGATATACTGGGTGATGTGAAAGAAGCCACTCGTGTAGCCAAAGAAAAAATTACTGCAAAATCTGTAGAGGCTGGTAAATATGATTTAGTTTTAGACCCATCACATTTGTGGTTAACTATTCACGAATCTGTTGGTCACCCGACTGAGTTAGACCGCGTTTTAGGTTATGAGGCAAATTATGCAGGTACTAGTTTCTTAACCTTGGATAAATGGCAGTCTAAGAAATTCAAATTTGGTAGCGATAAAGTAAACATCATTGCAGATAAAACTCAAGTTGGCTCTTTAGGCGCAGTAGGTTATGATGATGAGGGAGTAAAATGCAAACAGTGGAATTTAATTAAAGATGGAGTTTTAGTTAACTACCAAGCCATTAGAGATCAAGCCCATATTATTGGCTTAACAGAATCGCAGGGTTGCTGTTATTCACAAGGGTGGAATGATGTTCAATTTCAGCGCATGCCAAATGTTTCATTAGCATCTGGTCAAGCAAAATTAAGTGTGGACGACATGATCAAAAATGTAGAAAAAGGCGTTTATATTATTGGTGATGGAAGTTATTCCATAGATCAGCAACGCTACAATTTCCAATTTGGCGGTCAGTTATATTATGAAATCAAGGAAGGTAAAATTGTAGGTATGCTTAACGATGTGGCTTACCAATCAAATACTCAAGAGTTCTGGAATTCATGTTCAGCAATTTGCGATGAAAGTGATTATCGTTTAGGTGGTTCATTTAACGATGGTAAAGGACAACCTGGACAAAGTAGTGCCGTTTCTCACGGTAGTTCTACAACAAGATTTAATGGAGTTAATGTTATCAATACAGCTAGAAAAATATAATTATGGCCATATTAAGTAAAGAAGAAGCCCAAGCAATATTAAAAAAAGTACTCAGCTTTTCTAAGGCAGATTCATGTGAAGTGAGTTTGAATGGATCTAACGGTGGTAATATCCGTTACGCTCGTAATGCTGTTTCTACTGCAGGACAAGTAAACGTGATGAGTTTATCGGTAAACTCAAC encodes the following:
- a CDS encoding TldD/PmbA family protein, encoding MKRKDFLYLSGIGASALLLPDFSAYANPIDPLQALDKIDVKIKKELADVALNAAKAKGATYTDVRIGRYLNQFVSTRDKRVQGVANTESFGVGIRVIANGCWGFAATNTVTKESIAKTAEEAVAVAKANAKIQGEAVQLAPQKGFGEVSWKTPLEINSFEVPIKEKVDLLLNVNDIAIQNGASFINAALFAVNEQKYFASTDGSYIDQDIHRIYPTFGVTVIDRASGKFKTQSALSSPMGMGYEYMNARPEDKVSGVITRYKGRYDILGDVKEATRVAKEKITAKSVEAGKYDLVLDPSHLWLTIHESVGHPTELDRVLGYEANYAGTSFLTLDKWQSKKFKFGSDKVNIIADKTQVGSLGAVGYDDEGVKCKQWNLIKDGVLVNYQAIRDQAHIIGLTESQGCCYSQGWNDVQFQRMPNVSLASGQAKLSVDDMIKNVEKGVYIIGDGSYSIDQQRYNFQFGGQLYYEIKEGKIVGMLNDVAYQSNTQEFWNSCSAICDESDYRLGGSFNDGKGQPGQSSAVSHGSSTTRFNGVNVINTARKI